The following proteins are co-located in the Symphalangus syndactylus isolate Jambi chromosome 21, NHGRI_mSymSyn1-v2.1_pri, whole genome shotgun sequence genome:
- the OGG1 gene encoding LOW QUALITY PROTEIN: N-glycosylase/DNA lyase (The sequence of the model RefSeq protein was modified relative to this genomic sequence to represent the inferred CDS: inserted 1 base in 1 codon): MPARALLPRRMGHRTLASAPALWASIPCPRSELRLDLVLPSGQSFRWREQSPAHWSGVLADQVWTLTQTEEQLHCTVYRGDKSQASRPTPDELDAVRKYFQLDVTLAQLYHHWGSMDSHFQEVAQKFQGVRLLRQDPIECLFSFICSSNNNIARITGMVERLCQAFGPRLIQLDDVTYHGFPSLQALAGPEVEAHLRKLGLGYRARYVSASARAILEEQGGLAWLQQLREASYEEAHKALCTLPGVGTKVADCICLMALDKPQAVPVDVHMWQIAQRDYSWHPTTSQAKGPSPQTNRELGNFFRRLWGPYAGWAQATPPSYXVLFIADLRQSRRAQEPPAKRRKGSKGPEG, encoded by the exons ATGCCGGCCCGCGCGCTTCTGCCCAGGCGCATGGGGCATCGTACTCTAGCCTCTGCTCCTGCCCTGTGGGCCTCCATCCCGTGCCCTCGCTCTGAGCTGCGCCTGGACCTGGTTCTGCCTTCTGGACAGTCCTTCCG GTGGAGGGAGCAAAGTCCTGCACACTGGAGTGGTGTACTAGCGGATCAAGTATGGACACTGACTCAGACTGAGGAGCAGCTCCACTGCACTGTGTACCGAGGAGACAAGAGCCAGGCTAGCAGGCCCACACCAGATGAGCTGGACGCCGTGCGCAAGTACTTCCAGCTAGATGTCACCCTGGCTCAACTGTATCACCACTGGGGTTCCATGGACTCCCACTTCCAAGAGGTGGCTCAGAAATTCCAAG GTGTGCGACTGCTGCGACAAGACCCCATCGAAtgccttttctcttttatctGTTCCTCCAACAACAACATCGCCCGCATCACTGGCATGGTGGAGCGGCTGTGCCAGGCTTTTGGACCTCGGCTCATCCAGCTTGATGATGTCACCTACCATGGCTTCCCCAGCTTGCAGGCCCTGGCTG GGCCAGAGGTGGAGGCTCATCTCAGGAAGCTGGGCCTGGGCTATCGTGCCCGCTATGTGAGTGCCAGTGCCCGAGCCATCCTGGAAGAACAGGGCGGGCTAGCCTGGCTGCAGCAGCTACGAGAGGCCTCATATGAGGAGGCCCACAAGGCCCTCTGCACCCTGCCTGGAGTGGGCACCAAG GTGGCCGACTGCATCTGCCTGATGGCCCTAGACAAGCCCCAGGCTGTGCCCGTGGATGTCCATATGTGGCAGATTGCCCAACGTGACTACAGCTGGCACCCTACCACGTCCCAGGCGAAGGGACCGAGTCCCCAGACCAACAGGGAACTGG GAAACTTTTTCCGGAGGCTGTGGGGACCTTATGCTGGCTGGGCCCAAGCG ACTCCACCCTCCT AGGTGCTGTTCATTGCCGACCTGCGCCAATCCCGCCGTGCTCAGGAGCCACCAGCAAAGCGCAGAAAGGGTTCCAAAGGGCCAGAAGGCTAG